The nucleotide sequence TGGACTCACATAAGCGTTTGTCAGCGCAATGGGAAGGACTGCTTCGTACATGTCTGGCCTATGAGGAGTGACCTTTGGATCCTTGCCCTGTGAATAGGACCACGACGATGTCTAATAGGACGCAGCAGCTTGATTTAAATCAGACAGGTTTATTCCCTCAAGAGAGCAGCATGTTAGTAGAAATTTTATCTCATTTCAATTTCCAATAAAAAGGCACGAAACGTCGCGTGCGAACTTGGTGATGCTCGCCACATACTTATCAGTCAGCTATCCAAGCACCTCCGTCTGGCAGTGGAAAACACCTTTaagaataaagacttttaCCAAAAATACTGGCCATACGAGACAAGAAGTCTCTAAATTGACCGCATGTCTCAATTTCTTTTCTCATTACATATGTCACAGTCAACCGCATTgattgaaaagaaaaactcTCGAAGGTCGCCTCCTTCGAATAACCCCACCCAGCCCCTGAGCTTGTTTACTTCGCTTGCCATGCCAAGTCGTCGTCCGAGCAGCCCTTGACATGGGTGATGACACCATCGcgtaccctaacccttgacATTCAATCCCACCCTCAACAAGAAAAACATCCATCGACGAAAACAATAGAGACAACATCTCTTCTTGACAACAAATTTCCAGAATTTCCACATGCCAACAGGCCTTCCAGCACAAATTATTGACCATTCAAAAATCGGTCGGTCATTCTTCCCACCGAAACCCGGCCCGCACAGGAGCCCCACACCCTAAATGGTGACGTCAAATCCCCTACAGATGTCAACCGTGATCTCGACCTCAGACAGCCGGATCGTTCTAGGCAATCGAGTCTCTCTTAACCCGCAGCCTTTTATGGCATGCGATCCTAAATTGGCGGGGAAGTTCAAAGGTTAAAATACTGCAATGATGCGGAGCTGCAGTCCTAATCAACGCCGAGCCAACCTCCTGATGTCATCATGACCGGCGCATACCGCACATCActcctccccttttcttAAAATGCGCCCTTCCGCCTTCGCCTCAACGCTCCCATACCAATTGATTTGCCAATCATTTTCcaatcccccaccaccgttgtGCAACCTACCTCTTCACTAACATCAACTTTTGACATAcaaaaaccaaaccaacccgATCCCCAAAACAAACCACCTGTTCCACACCTAGCAatccaaccaccccaacaccttcAAAATGTCCAACATGGCCCGCAACCGCGTTATCCCCGCCGTCATCGCCTCCGGCCTCTTCGGCGGACTCCTCTACTCAACAGCCGGCGGCTCCAATCAGCCTCGCCCCCGCGCCCGCCACGACGCAGcagccaccaacctcaacgtCTCTGAATCCCTCGAGTCCATCGCCGGCACGGGCGGTAAGCACACCCGCAAGCAGTTCGACATACCCTCCGACATCGACCCCAAGAACACTCGCATTGCGAGCCACAACCCAACCGCCCACGCCAAGCGGTCGCCCTCCAAGACGCTCGACCTCGGGGACGGAAGTGAGCCCAGCCAGCTGCCCAAGAATGTCGGGCCTCATCGGGATCTTTGAGCAGAGAAGAGGTGATGGGAAAAGGAACATGACGAGGGAGATCAAAGTGTAAGGTAACGCTGGTGAGGCAACATGCCAGAAAAAGCAAAGCGCCTCAaacggaggaggggagccaGCCATCAGGAGATACGGTTGGAGTCTGCATAGTCTGGCGTTTGGTTGCTTTGAACGGCATAGTAATATGTAACAAAATAGATAACATGATGCAAACCTTTGTGGTGTCCCCCGATATTCGACACTATTCAAGCTGGTCAAAGAGCGGAAGCGTACCTTATGACACGCACGCATGAAATCCAGGTCAATTTCATGAACACGTCAAAGAGCCAATCGGAAATGAACGTCAGATTAAATACAACTGGAACAGAATTTCTTTCAGCGTACTTCTCCTacaacttcaacaccacATTACTCTCATCTTTCAACAACTATCCCCATCTAAGTCCTACAGGTAAAACGACGACATATGTGTTAAAACCTCATATCGCCACCCAAAACTGCCCATATCTCATTCCACCGCTCTCATTTGTTGTAGCTCACAACAGCGTCATCCCGACCACAAGACCAAGAACCAACAAATTGACAGACCATTGAGCCAGTGTCGCGATGCTAGTAACAGCAGTTTGTcccgatggtggtggggccTCCACAGGAGTTGGCGGTTGCGAGCTACTATTGCCCGCGATTGAAGCATTGGCCCCCAATCCTCCCGTGAGTGGTGTCGTGGCATTGGAGTGTACCAACACCGGAATGATTGCCGTCACATCTGCCAGGTTGAAGCACTGCCTCCGGTGGCTGGCGTCGTAGTCAAGTGAAAAGACAGTAACAGCACTGAGGCACTTGGGCGCAACGGTGCTTACCATGTCGGTAGCCTCAAACTGCTTGTAGCCAGCATCGGTGTGCATGCGGTTGAAGACGCCGCTCTTGTGGTTGTACGCAACCTTGACTCCCACGTCCTGGGTGGCCCGTGTCAGAACAAAAGGGGGGTTCGTGCATTCATCGCTTGTCTCGGATGTGATGTAGGGCAAGTCGACAGTCACACCGTATCCCTCGGGAAGGACTCGATCTCCGTTTGCCTTGCTGATGAAAGCTTGCACAAGGTTAGAGGCAAGGCGAGCATTGATGGTGGCGGGATCCTGGAGCCCAGCTTTGGTGCTAGTGTTGAGTGACGAATAGACGGTGGCTTCGTTGCCAGTCCAGAATGCCATGGCGGGGATTCCACGCTCAATAGCAACGTAAGTTGCGGCCATGGCCCCGGACAAAGTTTCGAGAAAAGTACCTGAGTTTGACCCAGAATTGGGACCCGAGATGACGAGGTCGGGGGCTTCGAGCCGACCAATGGTAGGATATATGTAGTCCAATGCCACCAGCACCTGCGCTGTCGCTGTGCCATTGTAATACCATATGTGGTTGTCGGTCGGATCAGTTCCAAGGGACGGTGCACCAGCTTTCACGAGACCTGCATGTCACCATATGGGTCAGCAACACGTCTTCAAGCAGCAGCTATGTGGGAGCACATACCCCAATCTCCATCGGCGTCCAgtcgggggttggtggtgaattCGGCATGGAGACCAGCACCCGTCTGGGCAGCAACAGAGGCAACGACGTAACAATTGTGGCCGATGGAAGTCATTTGGCGGTAGAGTTCGCGAACACTGGCGGTTCCAAATCCGTCAGCGTTCTGCGTACCAGTTCTGTTAGTGCATGCCAGGAATGAACTaagtgaggttgttgatgacaaACCGTAATAAGGATGTTCAAGGCCTCCACGTGAGAAAgcagagcagcagcggctGCAACAAAGGTGACGGTGTGCATGTTTGTGGTGCAATGTGTCGGTGCCTGTACAAGATAGCGTGTTGTATTTGAAGAGTAGCAATGAGCAAGGCCAGGTGCAAGAAACAAaactggtgatggtgttggaagAGGATCAAGTCAAATGTTTCGAGAAAAAGCTGACACCTGTCCTGTCATCTTGTTGTAGGGTTCTAATGCCACGAGGAAGGGACAGACAGGTCGACGAGGTGAATATCCTCCGGTGCCTCCACTCAGTCTATCAAACGTCATTGCGGCCGGTCAACTCAGCTGCCTGATGTGGAAGAACTCccaaggaaggaaggaaggctGGTAGGCTTCGTACGAGAGTGGGAACAGGAGacggtttggtggtgatggttaaGGGGAAGTTGCACTtgccatccccaccatcgaGATATTATCCAACATGCCATGATGCTATAATGCCATGTCGCGCCCACTGCACTCGACTTTGAGGGTCGGTGGGTGGAGGTGTGAATCATAAGTTGGGGCGTGGAAAGTGGGGTCCTCGGTGTTGCTCCTTCACCTTGCTCGCAGTGGGCAGGCAGTGTGACATTGCAGCCTGGACATGGAAGGCTTAAAGGCAGTAACGATCCATGCAGTGTGTAATGTCTGCACTGAGTTGGCATCTTcgaagaaacaagaaaaacaaTAGCAAGTTGTAATGTCCTGAATTCAAGGGCCCGACACCTTGTGGTCGACTTTTAACTGTCACCCTCAGACGTTCTGCTATTTACAAAGCTTAGCACGGTTGTCAAATCCCATCCAAGAGCCCTTCCCATCCAGCATTGAAACACATTCCGCCAACTCTTAGAATCCCAGCGCAGAGTTGAATGCATCCGCGGTTGTCGCATCCTTGGTTCCCAAAGCCTGAACTTGGGCTTTCGCCTGCTCACACAAAGCTTTGGCCGCATCATTTGCCTCGCAAACGTTGGTGAGCTGATCGCAGACCCtattggtgatgatgttcgGGTTCAGCGCCTCCTGCTGGCCTTCAGCCACAAGAGGATCGACAGGCAAGAAAGTTCCCTCATCCGCCTGACGACCGGGGCGACCGAGGACGAAGTCGATGCTGGGGTTGCAAAGCCCAAAGTCGGGGGCCGCATTGGCGCCGTTATTGCCATTCTGGTTCTGGCGAgcgccaacagcagcagcggatGCGGTTGAGGCCGCGAACAAAGCAACGAGGAGAGTCTTGGCGTACATTTTGGGAGATTGATGTTGGATGGTAGGTTGGTAAAGACCGACTGGCGGTTGGATGCAAAGATATGTACGTTCAAAGAATGAAACAGTTCCCAGAACTGGAAGTGCGAGATCAACTCTGAAAGAAAGGACTGAAGAAcagctgttgttgatggatgTAAAGAACAAGTCGGAACCGATAGGCCACCCACGGCACCTTTAAAGAAAATATGGATTGCGCCTACAATTGCCTCTGCATTCTTGAAACGGCGATTTGGATCTCGCCTGGGCGTAGATCATACCGAGGTGTCTGAGTGAGACGGGTAGAAAGACAAGACGAGACAGCGTCAAAATGCAATGCGGTCTTGGCAACCACAACTTTGCCAAAGATCATTGACAATAGTGTCGATCTTTACTATTGGCATGCCAGTCTGTCATGCGGACGGCATATCTGAACCTGATCAGCAGTTGGCATTTACGCTCCTTGCCCTCAATCTTCTTTGCCGTCTAGCTCAAACACAACATGACCTTGTCACCTCTAAGGCTCCACGTGAGCTTCGTCTGATACGTCCAAGGGTGTCGCGATGATATACCGTACAACCCATGAAATATGTTGAATGGAAATGGATTGTCTTGGAATTGTGCAGGTtgttattaaaattattcTTTTGTTCTTGATACCGTTATGTTGAGGTTGATTAGGTAAGAAGCACATTTATCACTTCCTTGTTATGGTGTCTTTTTAGATGGTGAATATCGGGTAGGTGCCTTCACTGCATCATTTACTCCAGTGATTGCTAGCTTGTTGGGAACTGAGCCGCCTCTTTGTAGGCCGTGGATGCCTGATGAATTTCCATGGCTTGTGCAGCACTGCAAAGGGTCTTGCTCTCACTccacggctgctgctgcgaaaTGTGTTTGTTTACCACAAAAACCccgcctacctacctacctagttCAACGCGACCACAAGGCTGAAAGACCGCAAAGCCGGGCCCCTACCCCTACTTTCTCCCCTGTCATGCCCGGTCACGCATCCAATTGCAACCGCTGGGATAAGGTTCGTTCTGGTGACTAGTGTGACACACTCGCCGGCCGGAATGGTGTTTCCCTCGCCCAGCTCCGCAGCTGGAACACACAAATCAACGCACAGTGCAACAATCTGTGGCTCGACTACTACGTCTGTGTTGGCATTCCAGGCGTaactccatctccaaccacAAGCACACCCACATCTGGCCCGACTCCCTCAGTTTCCCCAGTCATGCCTGGCTACTCATCCAACTGCAACCGCTGGTACAAGGTTCGTTCCGGGGACCAGTGCAATACCATTGCCAGCCGCAACGGTATCACCACAGCCCAGATCCGTACTTGGAATAGCCAGGTCAACGCTGGTAAGTTGAGCCTTCTTCCATACATCTGTCTTCGTGACTGAAGCAAGTTCTTTCGTACCCCGACTGACAAACATGACAGGCTGCACCAACCTCTGGCTCGACTACTACATTTGCATTGGCGTCCCCGTCACCGCACCGTCTCCTCTCATGCCTGGCACCGCCGGTACCTGTAACCGTTGGCACTTGGTTGCGTCTGGGGACCAGTGCGACAACATCGCCTCGAGAAACGGCATCACCGTGGCCCAGTTTAGGTCTTGGAACACGCAGGTCAATGCCGGTAAGTCTACCGATTTGTCTCGTCGACGACAGACCCCTACTCCAGTGCTGACATGACTTGATTGTACCTACCTAGCCTGCACCAATCTTTGGTTGGGTTACTACGTGTGCACCCGTGCTTGAGCCTGCTGCGGGGGCTTTGAGATGCTTGGTTTTATGAGTGATGAAGGAGGCTGTGGCTTTTACGGTCCTTCTGCCGGTTAGGAGTCTGCGTCAATTAGCAAAGTCCCAGGCTGAGATCACCGTTCTGGATTCATCTCAAGAATCAATCGAGGATTCTAGAGACAGGAGGTTTACAAATATGGTGATTATGTAATTGTGGAGATAACCGCCGCGGAGTCCGATCTGGTTCCATGGCACGGATGACGTCTGCGGAAATCAACGACAAGCAATGGTGCTCCGAATTGTCCATGTACTTACTGTTCATCCAACATCTCATAGCACTGTGATTATCTTTGTTGTGTCTGTCATTTCCAGTGTATCTACCCGCGATCGGGTGTATTTATTGcgtcttctttttttgcGGCTTTGGGGGAACCATTTTTGGGGAAAATGACTCCTATAATTAACCCGCAAGCATCAAGTCTCCAAGATGGCCAAGCATTTCTCCACGTCGAGCTTTGGGAAGATTACTAATGACCATGGCCCGTTTAACAGCTGAACTTTGAATATATCTACGCATCCTCATCATGTAGACTGACCATACATTTCTCTAAACTTGAGATTTCATCTCACACAGCATCGACTCTAGTTCTCCAATTTCCGTCATGCCTATTCCAGAGACATACAAAGCCTTCAGGCGCACCACCGGCGACCTGCCGAGGACCATCGTCCCCTCAACTGAACCCATGGTGCAAGAGCTTGCGCCGCACGATGTCCTCCTCAAGATCCACGCCGTCTCCCTCAACTTCCGTGATGTCGGCATGCTGAACGGGCGCTACCCGGTGGATGTGATTGAGCGTGGCATTCCGTGCTCCGACGCAGCTGCTGAGGTTGCGGCTATCGGAAGCGCGGTGAAGGATTTCGCCATCGGAGACCATGTTTCGGTCAATTTCGATCTCGGCCATCTTGTTGCAGGGGATGACGAACCGATGCAGGCACttgggggtgatgttgatggcgtTCTGAGGGAGTATGCGGTTTTTGAGGATAAGGAGCTTGTGCAATTGCCCAAGCACTTGTCGTGGGAAGAGGCATCCACTATCGCGTGTGCCGGTGTCACGGCTTGGACTGCTCTCGACAACTTGAAAGCGCCGAATCCTAGAAGTGCCTTGTTGCAAGGTTTGTGTCTCATTTACTGACCCATGATAGTGCAATAGTGACTGACGGATTGAGCTAGGCACGGGAGGCGTCAGTCTGTTTGCTTTGCTGATATGCCTTGCCGCGGGCATCAAACCAATCATCACGTCCTCCTCTGACAGAAAGCTTGAGGAAATCCGAAAGCTCGGCTCTGATGTCGGTACCATTAACTACAAGACCGTCTCTGACCAAGTCTCGGAAGTGAAGCGCCTCACCGACGGCAAGGGCGTCGACTTTGTCATTAACAACACTGGACCGGCGTCTCTTCCGGAAGATATCAGTTTCTTGCGTTCACGTGGTGGTGTCGTCTCTCTTGTTGGCTTTTTGGCCGGTTTCAATGGCGACTGGCAGCCAAGTGCAATCATGGCGTTGATGTCGAAGTTTGCGAAGTTGAAGTAAGCTATTTCCACTGCCATAAAAGaatattcttttttcttttcctttgtttcttttttctggATTGCCAAGGACAATGATTCCACTAACGATGAGTGATCCAGGGGTATTGGTGTCGGCTCCAAGCAGGATTTTGTGGAGCTGAATCAGTTTCTGGCTGAGAAAAAGGTATCCCTTGCCCCGCTCGTTGACCGAGTCTTTACGTTTGATGAATCCCCGGCCGCGTTCGACTATTTGTACTCTGGCAGCCATGTGGGCAAGGTCATTATCAAGGTGCAGGACTAGACATGACCTCCTTAGCACATTGCTAGGTGGAGGTCTTGCGGGAAGACGAATTTGTAGGCAACTGGTGGCATGATGTTCATTTTGAAGGATGTGGGCAATTGTAATATGATCCAACTGATTCTGCATGGGATGGATATATGAGGGTGGCTTTGGCACGCGAACGGAATTAGGGAACAATGTTTGTCTGGTTTTTGCATCGAAGTGTCTTCACATGTTCTGGGCCTTGTAGTACATCCTCTCAGAAATCAACAGTTTTTAAATACAAATAGAACGTCTCCCGCTAGTTTCCATTAGCATGGGAATCTCCAACCTTGCTCAAGGTCTCCAAACATATATTGATCAGGCGTTTCTTCATGGGCGTGGTGCTATTATCAAACACTTTACTACCTCACGGAGGCTGAGATGAACAACTAAAGAAGCTGAGAGAAACGACTGAAGTAGCTGGGATTTGGCTGAGGCTAAGGACCAAGAGAGCTGGGACAAGGGGTTACTAGGTAGGTAACAAGCTCATATGGCCTTAGACAACTGGTCCTGCCACCCATTTCAACCATTGTTCACAGAGCAACACAGCCCGCAATATAATCCTTCCGGATACCACACCGTCACAATACTCCACAATATCTCCCCTTCTTTCCTTACACAGCCTCACCAGCAATCTTTCCAAACACGAGGGACTTATGCAGAAGCCGCCCCATTGGACTTGCCTACCTACTGTGGTATATTACTGAGAGGCAGGAGCGCACTATGTCTTTGAGGTAGGACCTATCTTACAATGCATTGTGGTTTATTGTGTAGGTATCTATGTATAGGTACCTTGGTGGGCAAACCGGTGCCAAGTCAAATCAAGCGAGTGTGGGCAAAGAAACGCCTATTTCCCTCCCTGACAGTTACATGTGCTTACTGAGCGCATCTCTATAGAACCTGAATAAATCACTCTCACAACCTTCAGTTTTGCGTCCCATGCTGGACCAGAACCCCAGCCTTGACGCGCCCATCAACCTGAGAGTTGCTCAGCTATCCGAGTCAGGGTTGAAGCCAGGCACCTGATCACCAGCCGCCGCCTtcagagcagcagcaaagtcGGCATCATTGAGCTTCGGCTTGGCATCCTGGTGGAAGTTGACCAACTTTGTCCGCAAGTCAACAGTCGGGTAGTGGTTCCATCCGACCAGCTCACCGAGAAACCACTCGCCGGTGTAATTCTCGATATCAtcgtcggcctcggcggCCATCCTGACGCAGTGAGTCCGGGCACCATCCTTGTGGTAGACGATCTTGGCGCGTGTGCCATCGTGCAGGCGCGGCTCGTTGGTAGCTGTCGGGTACTCATTGTGGCATGAGGGAGCGACACGCTTGACTTGGTCGTCCTGGACGAACACAATGACGTGCTCCCAGTCGTGGGGGTGACCGTTGCCCCAGGCGGGACCGCAGATGAGCTGGTCCTTCTCGAAATAGTACTCGTACATGATGGCACACCATCCCTGGTGTCAATCGCGAGTTAGCAGGTGATTGGAAAATTCCGCCGGAAGGGGGAACTTACATTGTTGCACCGCGCGCGACTGTAGACGTTGTTGCTTTGCAGGCGGTTCTCCTCACGGCAGTTTTGGGCCAGGCAACCAGGGGGCACGCCGTCACCGGGGTT is from Podospora pseudopauciseta strain CBS 411.78 chromosome 5 map unlocalized CBS411.78m_5.2, whole genome shotgun sequence and encodes:
- a CDS encoding uncharacterized protein (antiSMASH:Cluster_5; EggNog:ENOG503PMXF); this encodes MSNMARNRVIPAVIASGLFGGLLYSTAGGSNQPRPRARHDAAATNLNVSESLESIAGTGGKHTRKQFDIPSDIDPKNTRIASHNPTAHAKRSPSKTLDLGDGSEPSQLPKNVGPHRDL
- a CDS encoding uncharacterized protein (antiSMASH:Cluster_5; COG:S; EggNog:ENOG503NXE9), which gives rise to MHTVTFVAAAAALLSHVEALNILITNADGFGTASVRELYRQMTSIGHNCYVVASVAAQTGAGLHAEFTTNPRLDADGDWGLVKAGAPSLGTDPTDNHIWYYNGTATAQVLVALDYIYPTIGRLEAPDLVISGPNSGSNSGTFLETLSGAMAATYVAIERGIPAMAFWTGNEATVYSSLNTSTKAGLQDPATINARLASNLVQAFISKANGDRVLPEGYGVTVDLPYITSETSDECTNPPFVLTRATQDVGVKVAYNHKSGVFNRMHTDAGYKQFEATDMVSTVAPKCLSAVTVFSLDYDASHRRQCFNLADVTAIIPVLVHSNATTPLTGGLGANASIAGNSSSQPPTPVEAPPPSGQTAVTSIATLAQWSVNLLVLGLVVGMTLL
- a CDS encoding uncharacterized protein (antiSMASH:Cluster_5; EggNog:ENOG503PEDC); protein product: MYAKTLLVALFAASTASAAAVGARQNQNGNNGANAAPDFGLCNPSIDFVLGRPGRQADEGTFLPVDPLVAEGQQEALNPNIITNRVCDQLTNVCEANDAAKALCEQAKAQVQALGTKDATTADAFNSALGF
- a CDS encoding uncharacterized protein (antiSMASH:Cluster_5; COG:G; EggNog:ENOG503NZS3), giving the protein MPGYSSNCNRWYKVRSGDQCNTIASRNGITTAQIRTWNSQVNAGCTNLWLDYYICIGVPVTAPSPLMPGTAGTCNRWHLVASGDQCDNIASRNGITVAQFRSWNTQVNAACTNLWLGYYVCTRA
- a CDS encoding putative secondary metabolism biosynthetic enzyme (antiSMASH:Cluster_5; SMCOG1028:crotonyl-CoA reductase / alcohol dehydrogenase; COG:C; EggNog:ENOG503PC3T), whose amino-acid sequence is MPIPETYKAFRRTTGDLPRTIVPSTEPMVQELAPHDVLLKIHAVSLNFRDVGMLNGRYPVDVIERGIPCSDAAAEVAAIGSAVKDFAIGDHVSVNFDLGHLVAGDDEPMQALGGDVDGVLREYAVFEDKELVQLPKHLSWEEASTIACAGVTAWTALDNLKAPNPRSALLQGTGGVSLFALLICLAAGIKPIITSSSDRKLEEIRKLGSDVGTINYKTVSDQVSEVKRLTDGKGVDFVINNTGPASLPEDISFLRSRGGVVSLVGFLAGFNGDWQPSAIMALMSKFAKLKGIGVGSKQDFVELNQFLAEKKVSLAPLVDRVFTFDESPAAFDYLYSGSHVGKVIIKVQD
- a CDS encoding uncharacterized protein (antiSMASH:Cluster_5; EggNog:ENOG503P433; COG:S); translation: MSSLTAAFIVGAAVLSGVRASPVASANAALSTPSFLTTIGLDPEVNITKRDVIGRLPNGADDIEHRFQPVLDFDGDGCYYTSAMDDQGNLNNGIHNPGDGVPPGCLAQNCREENRLQSNNVYSRARCNNGWCAIMYEYYFEKDQLICGPAWGNGHPHDWEHVIVFVQDDQVKRVAPSCHNEYPTATNEPRLHDGTRAKIVYHKDGARTHCVRMAAEADDDIENYTGEWFLGELVGWNHYPTVDLRTKLVNFHQDAKPKLNDADFAAALKAAAGDQVPGFNPDSDS